The following is a genomic window from Moorella sp. Hama-1.
ACCGGCCAGCTGCGCCGGTCCAGGCGCAGGCTGCAGCCCGGCGGCAGGATCCGGGGCGGGTTTTCAACGAGCCCCCCGCCGGTGATGTGGGCCAGGCCCTTAATCAGCCCTTCTTGCAGTAGGGGCAAAATACTGGCTACATAAATCCGCGTCGGTTCCAGGAGCTCTTCCCCCAGGGTGCGGCCCAGTTCCGGCAGTTCCTCCTCCAGGGAATAGCCGGCTTCGGCCAGTAAAACCCGCCGTACCAGGGAAAAACCATTAGAGTGCAGGCCGCTGGAGGCCAGGCCCAGGACCACCTGCCCCGGCCGGATACCCCGGCCGTCCAGGAGGTGTTCCCGCCCGACGACGCCCACGGCAAAACCGGCCAGGTCGTATTCGTTCTCCGGGTAAAAGCCCGGCATCTCCGCCGTCTCACCGCCGATGAGGGCGCAGCCGGCCTGGCGGCATCCCCTAGCCACCCCGGCAACGATTTGGGCCACCTTTTCCGGCACCATCTTTCCCACCGCCAGGTAGTCCAGGAAGAAAAGGGGCTCGGCGCCCTGGACCAGGATGTCGTTGACGCACATGGCCACGGCATCGATGCCGATGGTGTCGTGGCGGTCCAGGAGAAAGGCGATTTTCAGCTTCGTCCCTACCCCATCGGTACCCGCCACGAGTACCGGCTGCCGGTAGCGCCCGGGTTCCAGGGCAAAGAGACCGCCGAAACCGCCCAGATCCCCCAGGACACCCGGACGGTGGGTGCGACGAACGTGCTCCTGCATTAACTCAACAGCACGGTTGCCGGCGGCGATATCCACGCCGGCGGCAGAGTAGGTGAAGCCTTCGCTAGCCACCATTACATCTTCCTCCGAAATGAGATGTGTGAGGTTGGAGGTGAGAGGTGGGAAGCTTGTCGAAACTGGCTGCGCCAGTTTCAGATTAAAGCCCTGCCTCTCATTTCTCCCGTTTGCTGGTGGAGACATACCGCCATGTGCGGCTCATCCGAAAATAGATTTCTCCCCAAAATGGTTACAACTTACAGCAACTGCTGCGGGGCTGGCGGTACAGGCTTCAGGCTCCAGTGGTTCTCGGCGAGCAAACTTGGCGCTCAGCCTTCCTCGGCGGCGGGGGTGGCTTGACTTTATCTCATCAGAATAAACGCAGCGGGGAGCGGAACTCTTCGTTCCTCAATTTACGTTCCGATCCCCATCCCGTTCACCGCCGCCTCGGTGCGGCTTCGCTGAGTTTGCTAGCGCCTCGAACCAAGTCGCCTTCCGCCTGTACTCGCCAGCCCTCTACTCAACCAGTATTTTCATATCTTCGTGGCGGGGGCGTCAGCCCCCATGAGGGGCTCCTCCGAAAAACGGTTCTGCCATTGTCGTTACCCTTCCAGGCTATACTTGGTAGCCTCCTCCGGGGAGGGGATAGGAATGGGGTAGCGGCCGGTAAAGCAGGCGGCGCAGAATTCCTCCGCCCCCCGTTTTACCGAACTGAAGAGGCCCTCCAGGCTCAGGTAATGGAGGCTGTCGGCGTCGACGTGGCGGCGGATGTCCTCCAGGGTGTACTGGGCGGCAATGAGCTCCCCCCGGGCGCTGGTATCAATACCGTAATAGCAGGGGTGGAAAACCGGCGGCGAGGCCACCAGCAGGTGCACCTCCCGTACCCCGGCCTGGCGCAGCATGGCTACGATCCGCCGGCTGGTGGTCCCCCGCACCAGGGAGTCATCAATTATGATTACCCTTTTATCCTTTAAAATTGGCTTGATGG
Proteins encoded in this region:
- the purM gene encoding phosphoribosylformylglycinamidine cyclo-ligase, with translation MVASEGFTYSAAGVDIAAGNRAVELMQEHVRRTHRPGVLGDLGGFGGLFALEPGRYRQPVLVAGTDGVGTKLKIAFLLDRHDTIGIDAVAMCVNDILVQGAEPLFFLDYLAVGKMVPEKVAQIVAGVARGCRQAGCALIGGETAEMPGFYPENEYDLAGFAVGVVGREHLLDGRGIRPGQVVLGLASSGLHSNGFSLVRRVLLAEAGYSLEEELPELGRTLGEELLEPTRIYVASILPLLQEGLIKGLAHITGGGLVENPPRILPPGCSLRLDRRSWPVPPVFRLIQAAGRVPEAEMYRTFNMGLGMLVVVETGDAGRVKSRLEDSGEKVFVVGEVIPGGREVEFVPGL